Proteins co-encoded in one Campylobacter jejuni genomic window:
- a CDS encoding winged helix-turn-helix domain-containing protein has translation MDKNQEKEIISYMRELLNSNEKLDCGTAFKIAKKFNVNIEKIGQLADENHMRIDNCELGQFGHLDFEKAKIEVLKKIEPSLDEKRRIFCKDARDIAKEGCGLKSMRSALKAYKVDVKYCQLGCFKEKKGKQFIVRTKTWIENADGDLLFGRGKTELLELIGQTGSLLHASKLMGINYKKAWMHLQTLQKNSQEILVSTRQGRSKESGTKLTPRALELMENYSILQKDIEEYANKRFKELFLKGKK, from the coding sequence ATGGATAAAAATCAAGAAAAAGAAATCATCTCATATATGAGAGAATTGTTAAATAGTAATGAAAAATTAGATTGTGGTACAGCTTTTAAAATTGCAAAGAAATTTAATGTAAATATAGAAAAAATCGGACAATTAGCCGATGAAAATCACATGAGAATTGATAATTGCGAGTTGGGGCAATTTGGACATTTAGATTTTGAAAAAGCAAAGATCGAAGTGCTTAAAAAAATAGAACCTAGTTTAGATGAAAAGCGTAGAATTTTTTGTAAAGATGCAAGAGATATTGCTAAAGAAGGTTGTGGGCTTAAAAGTATGCGTTCAGCTTTAAAAGCTTATAAGGTTGATGTAAAGTATTGTCAACTTGGTTGTTTTAAAGAAAAAAAAGGTAAGCAATTTATAGTAAGAACAAAAACTTGGATTGAAAATGCGGATGGAGATTTGCTTTTTGGACGAGGAAAAACAGAACTTTTAGAACTTATCGGACAAACAGGTAGTTTATTGCATGCTTCTAAACTTATGGGGATTAATTATAAAAAAGCTTGGATGCATTTACAAACCTTACAAAAAAATTCTCAAGAAATCTTAGTTAGCACAAGACAAGGACGCTCTAAAGAATCAGGAACAAAACTTACTCCTAGAGCTTTGGAATTAATGGAAAATTACTCTATTTTACAAAAAGATATAGAAGAATACGCTAATAAACGCTTTAAAGAACTGTTTTTAAAAGGAAAAAAATAA
- the fdhD gene encoding formate dehydrogenase accessory sulfurtransferase FdhD, which translates to MDPLFTTQILKYKGDESFTCDDTLVREIKLEIFINDEKVGALMATPVDEQALAIGYLMSENIIAKVSDIESIETKDDGMSVHIKAKIDKENLAKLNAQGVVISGCGRAHTANIDPEAIEASKISSDAKFSKDEILKQMSTFYTQCELYEKTGCVHTAKLFVDEKTFFIGEDIAQHNTIDKALGKARLAGVDLSQCFLMVSGRLSSEMVAKAVMHKIPVLVSRTAPTCLGVMIARKFDLTLCGFARENKINIYSGEFRIHG; encoded by the coding sequence ATGGATCCGTTATTTACAACTCAAATTTTAAAATATAAAGGTGATGAATCTTTTACATGCGATGATACTTTAGTGCGTGAAATTAAACTTGAAATTTTTATTAATGATGAAAAAGTAGGTGCTTTAATGGCAACTCCTGTAGATGAACAGGCATTAGCAATAGGATATTTAATGAGTGAAAATATCATTGCGAAAGTAAGCGATATTGAGAGCATAGAAACAAAAGATGATGGTATGAGTGTGCATATTAAAGCAAAGATTGATAAAGAAAATTTAGCAAAGCTTAATGCCCAAGGTGTAGTTATAAGTGGTTGCGGTAGAGCACATACTGCCAATATCGATCCAGAAGCTATTGAAGCGAGTAAAATTAGTTCTGATGCAAAATTTAGCAAAGATGAAATTTTAAAACAAATGAGTACTTTTTATACTCAATGCGAGCTTTATGAGAAAACAGGCTGTGTACATACGGCTAAGCTTTTTGTAGATGAGAAAACTTTTTTTATAGGTGAAGATATAGCTCAGCATAATACCATAGATAAAGCTTTAGGAAAAGCGCGTTTAGCTGGGGTTGATTTAAGTCAATGTTTTTTAATGGTTAGTGGAAGGCTAAGTTCTGAAATGGTAGCTAAAGCAGTTATGCATAAAATTCCAGTGCTTGTTTCACGCACGGCTCCTACTTGTCTAGGAGTTATGATAGCAAGAAAATTTGATTTAACGCTTTGTGGTTTTGCTAGAGAAAATAAGATCAATATTTATAGTGGAGAATTTAGAATTCATGGATAA
- the fdhC gene encoding formate dehydrogenase subunit gamma, with the protein MRKVFVTLLLSVVSLFAYGSERMGQDTQIWDFHRITNIPNYDTFGKLWTTLQGEYIATIALIAVIAVLSAFALHYMVIGPKQFSHDGKKIYAFTLFERLFHFIAAISWVILVPTGFVMMFGATFGGGLFVRVCKNLHAFATILFIISIIPMFLWWIKRMLPASYDIRWMMIVGGYLSKVKRPVPAGKFNFGQKSWYYIAVFGGFLMIITGGFMYFLDFNSTAIQGLFGLTQIELLRISAIVHNFLGIVCAVFFGVHIYMAVFAIKGSIHSMISGYKEEEEVYILHSYWYKELSNKKQIEPSFSYDPNVKI; encoded by the coding sequence ATGAGAAAAGTATTTGTAACGCTTTTATTAAGCGTAGTGAGTTTATTTGCTTATGGTAGCGAGAGAATGGGACAAGATACTCAAATTTGGGATTTTCATCGTATTACAAATATCCCAAATTATGATACTTTTGGCAAACTTTGGACAACTTTGCAAGGTGAATATATAGCTACTATAGCTTTAATCGCTGTTATTGCGGTATTATCTGCATTTGCTTTGCATTATATGGTTATAGGACCTAAGCAATTTTCACACGATGGAAAGAAAATTTATGCTTTTACATTATTTGAAAGACTTTTTCATTTTATCGCGGCAATTTCTTGGGTGATTTTAGTGCCAACTGGTTTTGTGATGATGTTTGGGGCGACTTTTGGAGGCGGACTTTTTGTAAGGGTTTGTAAAAATTTACATGCTTTTGCAACGATTTTATTTATCATCTCTATAATCCCTATGTTTTTATGGTGGATTAAAAGAATGCTTCCTGCAAGTTATGATATCAGATGGATGATGATAGTAGGTGGTTATTTAAGCAAAGTAAAACGTCCTGTACCTGCAGGTAAGTTTAATTTTGGTCAAAAATCTTGGTATTATATAGCTGTATTTGGTGGATTTTTGATGATAATTACAGGTGGATTTATGTATTTTCTTGATTTTAATTCCACGGCAATTCAAGGTCTTTTTGGTTTAACTCAAATTGAACTTTTAAGAATTTCAGCTATAGTGCATAATTTCTTGGGTATAGTGTGTGCAGTGTTTTTTGGCGTGCATATTTATATGGCAGTATTTGCAATCAAAGGCAGTATCCATTCTATGATTAGTGGTTATAAAGAAGAAGAAGAGGTTTATATTTTACATTCTTATTGGTATAAAGAATTAAGCAATAAAAAGCAAATTGAACCTAGTTTTTCTTATGATCCTAATGTAAAAATTTAA
- the fdh3B gene encoding formate dehydrogenase FDH3 subunit beta: MSKVNFANLEKERLKFFCDNERCIDCNGCAIACDEAHELPIHIRRRRVITLNEGIQGKEVSTSISCMHCDDAPCSIVCPVDCFYIRADGIVLHDKEICIGCGYCLYACPFGAPQFPKDSVFGNKGIMDKCTMCAGGPEATNSEKERELYGQNRIAEGKVPVCAAMCSTKALLVGESSKIEEIYHNRLMNRNYGIPNPSESLEWKIAYTGKERL, translated from the coding sequence ATGAGTAAGGTAAATTTTGCAAATTTAGAAAAAGAACGCTTGAAATTCTTTTGTGATAATGAGCGTTGTATTGATTGTAATGGTTGTGCGATAGCTTGTGATGAAGCACACGAGCTTCCTATTCATATTCGCCGCCGCCGTGTGATTACTTTAAATGAAGGAATTCAAGGAAAAGAAGTTTCAACTTCTATTTCTTGTATGCATTGTGATGATGCTCCTTGTTCTATCGTTTGTCCTGTGGATTGTTTTTACATCCGTGCTGATGGTATTGTTTTGCATGATAAAGAAATTTGCATAGGTTGTGGATATTGTCTTTATGCTTGTCCTTTTGGTGCACCACAATTTCCAAAAGATAGTGTTTTTGGAAATAAAGGCATTATGGATAAATGTACTATGTGTGCAGGTGGCCCTGAAGCAACGAATTCAGAAAAAGAAAGAGAACTTTATGGTCAAAATCGTATCGCAGAAGGAAAAGTCCCTGTATGTGCTGCGATGTGTTCAACAAAAGCACTTTTAGTAGGTGAAAGTTCTAAAATAGAAGAGATTTATCATAATAGACTTATGAATAGAAATTATGGCATTCCAAATCCTTCGGAAAGTTTGGAATGGAAGATTGCTTACACAGGAAAGGAACGCTTATGA
- the fdhA gene encoding molybdopterin-dependent oxidoreductase, whose protein sequence is MSSVGENIKLTRRSFLKMAALSSLATPLLARSETLREASADELKEAYEGSKKVKTVCTACSVGCGIIAEVQNGVWVRQEIAQDHPVSSGGHCCKGSDMIDMVRSHVRLKYPMKKENGEWKRISYEQALSEIGEKLAAYRKENPESVMFLGSAKLNNEQAYYIRKFAAFFGTNNVDHQARIUHSATVAGVANTFGYGAMTNHLGDIQRSKCIIIIGANPAVNHPVGFRHFLKAKEKGAKLIVVDPRFTKSAAKADIYARIRPGTDIAFMYGMLKIIFDEGLEDTKYLDERVFGIDKIREEAAKWTAEEVENVTGISKELLVQITHEVAKNKPTTLIWAMGLTQHTVGTSNTRLAPIVQMVLGNIGKFGGGVNILRGHDNVQGASDMACLSENLPGYYPLNEATWRYYAKIWGVDYEWLLGNFVSKDWMHKTGLSLARWWAAALNGKDGNDAIDNAGTPLKALVVMGNGITSTAQQVKVKEGLEALELLVLADPFVNEAGIIAERKDGIYLLPAATQFETSGSVTATNRSGQWRFKVIDPLYESMEDQEILFELAKKLGFYEDFTKTLRDEKGEIVWPENATREIAKAVRSIGLNGWSPQRLKKHTLHWDKFDEVTLEGKDELAGEYYGLPWPCWSDKHPGSPVLYNTDIEVAKGGMGFRNNFGLEYEGESLLANNAPLNSPINTGYPQITKDNIEKVLGITLSAEEKAKMGSTWSYDDSNIIATKCIEKGIVPYGNAKARAVVWTFKDKIPLHREPLHSPRNDLVQKYPSFEDQKALYRVDTKFVSVQQAKDYSKEFPLNLVTARLVNLNGAGMENRASMYLTRLTPEMFCEINPELAKEQNIKAGDRIWVHSPEGTKIHVRVKVNPGVAKDMIFLPFHFTGVMQGVDLTHNFPEGTKPYASGESANTVTNYGYDIMCQIPETKGGLCRISKDGK, encoded by the coding sequence ATGTCAAGTGTAGGTGAAAATATCAAGCTTACGCGTCGTTCTTTTCTTAAAATGGCAGCACTTTCAAGCCTAGCAACACCGTTGCTTGCTAGAAGTGAAACTTTAAGAGAAGCGAGTGCTGATGAGCTTAAAGAAGCTTATGAAGGTAGTAAAAAAGTAAAAACAGTTTGTACAGCCTGTTCTGTAGGCTGTGGGATTATTGCAGAAGTGCAAAATGGTGTTTGGGTGCGTCAAGAAATCGCTCAAGATCATCCTGTGAGTTCAGGTGGACATTGCTGCAAGGGATCTGATATGATCGATATGGTGCGTTCACATGTGCGTTTAAAATATCCTATGAAAAAAGAAAATGGAGAATGGAAACGCATAAGTTATGAGCAAGCTTTAAGTGAGATCGGAGAAAAACTAGCTGCTTATCGTAAAGAAAATCCTGAAAGTGTTATGTTTTTAGGTTCTGCAAAACTTAATAATGAACAAGCTTATTATATAAGAAAATTTGCAGCATTTTTTGGAACGAACAATGTAGATCATCAAGCTAGAATTTGACACAGCGCAACAGTCGCCGGTGTGGCGAATACATTTGGTTATGGCGCTATGACAAACCATCTTGGAGACATCCAAAGAAGTAAATGTATCATTATCATTGGAGCAAATCCAGCGGTAAATCACCCTGTGGGTTTTAGACATTTCTTAAAAGCAAAAGAAAAAGGTGCAAAGCTTATCGTTGTAGATCCTAGATTTACAAAAAGTGCAGCAAAAGCGGATATTTATGCAAGAATTCGTCCAGGAACTGACATTGCTTTCATGTATGGAATGTTAAAAATCATTTTTGATGAAGGCTTGGAAGATACAAAATATCTTGATGAAAGAGTTTTTGGAATTGATAAAATTCGCGAAGAAGCAGCAAAATGGACAGCCGAAGAAGTAGAAAATGTTACGGGAATTTCTAAAGAACTTTTGGTGCAAATCACTCACGAAGTAGCTAAAAACAAACCAACTACGCTTATTTGGGCTATGGGTTTAACTCAACATACTGTAGGAACTTCAAATACACGTTTAGCACCTATTGTGCAAATGGTACTTGGAAATATAGGTAAATTTGGTGGCGGAGTTAATATCTTACGCGGACACGATAATGTTCAAGGTGCTTCGGATATGGCTTGTTTGAGTGAAAATTTACCTGGTTATTATCCTTTAAATGAAGCGACTTGGAGATACTATGCCAAAATTTGGGGTGTGGATTATGAGTGGCTTTTGGGAAATTTTGTAAGTAAAGATTGGATGCATAAAACCGGACTTTCACTTGCTAGATGGTGGGCAGCAGCTTTAAATGGAAAAGATGGAAATGATGCTATCGATAATGCAGGAACACCTTTAAAAGCTTTGGTAGTTATGGGAAATGGTATCACTTCGACTGCACAACAAGTAAAAGTTAAAGAAGGTTTGGAAGCTTTAGAGCTTTTAGTTTTGGCTGATCCTTTTGTCAATGAAGCAGGGATTATCGCAGAAAGAAAAGATGGAATTTATCTTTTACCTGCAGCAACACAGTTTGAAACAAGCGGAAGTGTAACGGCTACAAATCGTAGTGGGCAATGGAGATTTAAGGTTATAGACCCACTTTATGAAAGCATGGAAGATCAAGAAATTTTATTTGAACTTGCTAAAAAATTAGGCTTTTATGAAGACTTTACCAAAACTTTACGCGATGAAAAAGGTGAGATCGTTTGGCCTGAAAATGCAACAAGAGAAATTGCAAAAGCAGTTAGAAGCATAGGACTTAATGGCTGGAGTCCCCAAAGGCTTAAAAAACATACTTTACATTGGGATAAATTTGATGAGGTAACTTTAGAAGGAAAAGACGAACTTGCGGGCGAGTATTACGGGCTTCCTTGGCCTTGCTGGAGTGATAAGCATCCAGGTTCTCCTGTGCTTTATAATACCGACATTGAAGTAGCAAAAGGCGGTATGGGCTTTAGAAACAATTTTGGACTTGAGTATGAAGGAGAAAGTTTGCTGGCTAACAATGCACCTTTAAATTCGCCTATTAATACAGGTTATCCGCAAATTACTAAAGATAATATAGAAAAAGTTTTAGGCATCACTTTAAGTGCAGAAGAAAAAGCTAAAATGGGATCAACTTGGTCTTATGATGATAGCAATATCATAGCAACTAAATGTATAGAAAAAGGCATAGTTCCTTATGGAAATGCTAAAGCTAGAGCTGTAGTTTGGACCTTTAAAGATAAAATTCCACTCCACCGTGAACCTTTGCACTCTCCAAGAAATGATTTGGTGCAAAAATACCCAAGTTTTGAAGACCAAAAAGCACTTTATCGTGTGGATACTAAATTTGTTTCTGTGCAACAAGCTAAGGATTATTCTAAAGAATTCCCACTAAATTTGGTAACTGCAAGGCTTGTGAATTTAAATGGTGCAGGTATGGAAAATAGAGCGTCTATGTATCTAACGCGTTTAACGCCTGAAATGTTTTGTGAGATCAATCCTGAACTGGCAAAAGAACAAAACATCAAAGCAGGAGATAGGATTTGGGTGCATTCTCCAGAGGGAACCAAGATTCATGTTAGAGTGAAAGTAAATCCGGGCGTGGCAAAAGACATGATTTTCTTGCCCTTCCATTTTACAGGAGTTATGCAAGGCGTGGATTTAACGCACAATTTCCCAGAAGGAACTAAGCCTTATGCAAGCGGAGAAAGTGCTAATACGGTAACAAATTATGGTTATGATATCATGTGTCAGATTCCAGAGACTAAAGGTGGGCTTTGTAGAATCAGTAAGGATGGAAAATGA
- a CDS encoding twin-arginine translocation signal domain-containing protein, whose translation MKNRREFLKKSAFALGAAGVLGSTTLALAKDEERKDLVKGKSKKKEVLFQRSANWENYYIKAE comes from the coding sequence GTGAAAAATCGCAGAGAATTTCTTAAAAAATCCGCTTTTGCCTTAGGGGCTGCTGGAGTGCTTGGTAGCACAACTTTAGCTCTAGCTAAAGATGAAGAAAGAAAAGATTTGGTTAAAGGTAAAAGTAAGAAAAAAGAAGTGCTTTTTCAAAGAAGTGCTAATTGGGAAAATTATTATATAAAGGCTGAGTAA
- a CDS encoding molecular chaperone — MGALMDLEKLRLARSLYYQCLGELFVFSFSEERLSKLQEYLKTMQECLFDENLKSNFDILLKHLDDENSIQAFFKEYDLLFLSLKNSIPTTFSYIEEGFENSNPLLCVRQILVKSKIRRNEKFFKESEDSVGFCLLLMSEFLRQNEDDLAKELFEKVINKSIDEFLGDVFMNKNANLYKEIASIASAFMEFERLCFEVEKPAKINSKKVQNDLSRSEFLRREANKQRRTREKSQRIS, encoded by the coding sequence ATGGGAGCTTTAATGGATTTGGAAAAATTAAGATTAGCTAGAAGTCTTTATTATCAATGTCTAGGAGAGCTTTTTGTTTTTTCATTTTCTGAAGAAAGATTGTCAAAATTACAAGAGTATTTAAAGACAATGCAAGAATGTTTATTTGATGAAAATTTAAAATCAAATTTTGATATCTTGCTTAAGCATTTAGATGATGAAAATTCTATACAAGCATTTTTTAAAGAATATGATTTGCTTTTTTTAAGTCTTAAAAATAGCATTCCAACGACTTTTTCTTACATAGAAGAAGGTTTTGAAAATTCAAATCCTTTACTTTGCGTGCGTCAAATTTTAGTCAAAAGTAAAATAAGACGCAATGAAAAATTTTTTAAAGAAAGTGAAGATAGTGTTGGATTTTGTTTATTGTTGATGAGTGAATTTTTAAGGCAAAATGAAGATGATTTAGCCAAAGAGCTTTTTGAAAAAGTGATCAATAAAAGCATTGATGAGTTTTTAGGCGATGTTTTCATGAATAAAAATGCGAATTTATATAAGGAAATTGCAAGTATTGCATCGGCTTTTATGGAATTTGAAAGACTTTGCTTTGAAGTGGAAAAACCTGCAAAAATAAATTCTAAAAAAGTGCAAAACGATCTATCGCGTTCAGAATTTTTAAGAAGAGAAGCAAATAAACAAAGGAGGACTCGTGAAAAATCGCAGAGAATTTCTTAA
- the nspC gene encoding carboxynorspermidine decarboxylase: protein MFYEKIQTPAYILEEDKLRKNCELLASVGEKSGAKVLLALKGFAFSGAMKIVGEYLKGCTCSGLWEAKFAKEYMDKEIHTYSPAFKEDEIGEIASLSHHIVFNSLAQFHKFQAKTQKNSLGLRCNVEFSLAPKELYNPCGRYSRLGIRAKDFENVDLNAIEGLHFHALCEESADALEAVLKAFEEKFGKWIGQMKWVNFGGGHHITKKGYDVEKLIALCKNFSDKYGVQVYLEPGEAVGWQTGNLVASVVDIIENEKQIAILDTSSEAHMPDTIIMPYTSEVLNARILATRENEKISDLKESEFSYLLTGNTCLAGDVMGEYAFDKKLKIGDKIVFLDQIHYTIVKNTTFNGIRLPNLMLLNAKNELQMIREFSYKDYSLRN, encoded by the coding sequence ATGTTTTATGAAAAAATTCAAACTCCAGCTTATATTTTAGAAGAAGATAAATTAAGAAAAAATTGTGAGCTTTTAGCAAGTGTTGGTGAAAAAAGTGGTGCTAAAGTGCTTTTAGCTTTAAAAGGTTTTGCTTTTTCAGGAGCGATGAAAATTGTTGGAGAATACCTAAAAGGTTGTACTTGTAGCGGACTTTGGGAAGCAAAATTTGCTAAAGAATACATGGATAAAGAAATTCATACTTATTCACCTGCTTTTAAAGAAGATGAAATAGGTGAAATAGCCAGTTTATCTCATCATATAGTGTTTAACTCTTTAGCCCAATTTCATAAATTTCAAGCTAAAACACAAAAAAATTCCTTAGGTCTTCGTTGTAATGTTGAATTTTCTCTAGCCCCAAAAGAACTTTACAATCCTTGTGGAAGATACTCAAGACTTGGAATTCGTGCTAAAGATTTTGAAAATGTGGATTTAAATGCTATAGAAGGACTTCATTTTCACGCACTTTGTGAAGAAAGTGCTGATGCTTTAGAAGCAGTTTTAAAGGCTTTTGAAGAGAAATTTGGCAAATGGATAGGGCAAATGAAATGGGTGAATTTTGGAGGAGGACATCACATCACTAAAAAAGGCTATGATGTTGAAAAGCTTATTGCTTTGTGTAAAAATTTCAGTGATAAATATGGCGTGCAAGTTTATCTTGAACCAGGCGAAGCGGTGGGTTGGCAAACAGGAAATTTGGTGGCTAGTGTAGTAGATATCATAGAAAATGAAAAACAAATTGCTATTTTAGATACTTCAAGCGAAGCACATATGCCAGATACTATCATCATGCCTTATACAAGTGAAGTTTTAAATGCTAGAATTTTAGCCACAAGAGAAAATGAAAAAATTTCAGACTTAAAAGAAAGCGAATTTTCCTATTTGCTTACTGGAAATACTTGTTTAGCGGGTGATGTAATGGGAGAATACGCCTTTGATAAAAAGCTTAAAATCGGCGATAAAATTGTTTTTTTAGATCAAATTCATTACACCATTGTGAAAAACACAACTTTTAATGGTATAAGACTTCCAAATCTCATGCTTTTAAATGCAAAAAATGAACTTCAAATGATAAGAGAATTTTCTTATAAGGATTATTCTTTAAGAAATTAG
- the cueO gene encoding multicopper oxidase CueO — protein MNRRNFLKFNALTLASMGVAYANPMHDMHSMHKNHSINHDLDTSFINFAPKNLKLLDPKQFPQGEILKALPLLKNESKEKNIFHATLEIKENHIELIKGKKTLFYTYNGLVPAPKIEVFEGDKLEILVKNKLKEATTIHWHGVPVPPDQDGSPHDPILAGEERIYRFEIPQDSAGTYWYHPHPHYTASKQVFMGLAGAFVIKAKKDALSHLKEKDLMISDLRLDENAQIPNNNLNDWLNGREGEFVLINGQFKPKIKLATNERIRIYNATAARYLNLRIQGAKFILVGTDGGLIEKTIYKEELFLSPASRVEVLIDAPKDGNFKLESAYYDRDKMMVKEEPNTLFLANINLKKENVELPKNLKIFKPSEEPKEFKEIIMSEDHMQMHGMMGKSEGELKIALASMFLINGKSYDLKRIDLSSKLGVVEDWIVINKSHMDHPFHIHGTQFELISSKLNGKVQKAEFRALRDTINVRPNEELRLRMKQDFKGLRMYHCHILEHEDLGMMGNLEVKE, from the coding sequence ATGAATAGAAGAAATTTTTTAAAATTTAATGCACTTACTCTAGCAAGTATGGGTGTAGCCTATGCAAATCCTATGCACGATATGCACTCCATGCATAAAAATCATTCTATAAATCATGACTTAGATACTTCTTTTATAAACTTTGCTCCAAAAAATTTAAAGCTTTTAGATCCAAAACAATTCCCCCAAGGAGAAATTTTAAAAGCCTTGCCTTTACTCAAAAATGAAAGTAAAGAAAAAAATATTTTTCATGCTACCCTAGAAATCAAAGAAAATCATATAGAGCTTATCAAAGGTAAAAAAACCTTATTTTATACTTACAATGGCCTCGTGCCTGCTCCAAAAATAGAAGTTTTTGAAGGAGATAAACTTGAAATTTTAGTCAAAAACAAACTCAAAGAAGCTACAACTATACATTGGCATGGCGTTCCTGTGCCACCTGATCAAGATGGAAGCCCACATGATCCTATCTTAGCAGGAGAAGAAAGAATATATCGTTTTGAAATTCCTCAAGATAGCGCAGGAACTTACTGGTATCATCCACATCCTCATTATACGGCTTCTAAACAAGTTTTTATGGGTTTAGCGGGGGCTTTTGTGATCAAAGCAAAAAAAGATGCTTTAAGTCATTTAAAAGAAAAAGATTTAATGATTAGCGATTTGCGTCTTGATGAAAACGCTCAAATTCCAAACAACAACCTAAATGATTGGCTAAATGGTAGAGAAGGAGAATTTGTACTCATCAATGGACAATTTAAACCTAAAATCAAACTCGCCACAAACGAACGCATACGCATTTATAATGCTACTGCAGCAAGATATTTAAATTTACGCATACAAGGAGCTAAGTTTATACTTGTTGGTACTGATGGCGGACTTATAGAAAAAACTATTTATAAAGAAGAACTTTTCTTAAGTCCTGCTTCTCGTGTAGAAGTTTTAATCGACGCTCCAAAAGATGGGAATTTTAAGCTAGAAAGTGCTTATTATGATAGGGATAAAATGATGGTAAAAGAAGAACCTAATACCCTATTTCTAGCCAATATTAACCTAAAAAAAGAAAATGTAGAACTTCCAAAAAATTTAAAAATTTTCAAACCTTCAGAAGAACCTAAGGAATTTAAAGAAATAATCATGAGTGAAGATCATATGCAAATGCATGGTATGATGGGAAAAAGTGAAGGCGAATTAAAAATCGCTCTTGCGTCTATGTTTTTAATCAATGGCAAAAGCTATGATTTAAAACGCATTGATTTAAGCTCCAAACTTGGAGTAGTTGAAGACTGGATAGTGATAAACAAATCTCACATGGATCATCCTTTCCATATACATGGCACGCAATTTGAACTCATCTCATCAAAACTCAATGGCAAAGTTCAAAAAGCCGAATTTAGAGCCTTAAGAGATACTATAAATGTGCGTCCTAATGAAGAGTTAAGACTTAGAATGAAACAAGATTTTAAAGGACTTAGAATGTATCATTGTCATATTTTAGAACATGAAGATTTAGGAATGATGGGAAATTTAGAAGTAAAGGAATAA
- the moaD gene encoding MoaD/ThiS family protein → MVKVEFLGPINKENLELEVKNLKELKEILQKDESLKEWLELCAVSLNDEIIFDENTKLKTGDKIALLPPVCGG, encoded by the coding sequence ATGGTAAAAGTGGAATTTTTAGGCCCCATAAATAAAGAAAATTTAGAACTTGAGGTAAAAAATTTAAAAGAATTAAAAGAAATTTTGCAAAAAGATGAGAGTTTAAAAGAATGGCTAGAACTTTGTGCGGTATCTTTAAATGATGAAATCATTTTTGATGAAAACACTAAGTTAAAAACTGGTGATAAAATAGCACTTTTACCGCCAGTTTGCGGGGGTTAA
- the moaE gene encoding molybdopterin synthase catalytic subunit — protein sequence MEHFTLYQDSLDIPKIYSQWYEFAKDKNCGALLTFCGIVREEGGIEALSFDIYEPLLKKWFNEWQKRVDFDGITLLFAHSIGDVAVHESSYFAGILSKQRKLGLKLLNEFVEDFKASAPIWKYDVINKERIYAKERSTKLCGAGLLKG from the coding sequence ATGGAACATTTTACACTCTATCAAGATTCTTTAGATATTCCTAAAATTTATAGCCAATGGTATGAATTTGCCAAGGATAAAAACTGCGGTGCTTTGCTGACTTTTTGTGGTATTGTGCGTGAAGAAGGAGGCATTGAGGCACTTAGTTTTGATATTTATGAACCGCTTTTAAAAAAATGGTTTAATGAGTGGCAAAAAAGAGTAGATTTTGATGGTATTACCTTGCTTTTTGCTCACTCTATAGGTGATGTAGCGGTTCATGAAAGCTCTTATTTTGCAGGAATTTTAAGCAAACAAAGAAAATTAGGACTTAAACTTCTTAATGAATTTGTTGAAGATTTTAAAGCAAGTGCACCCATTTGGAAGTATGATGTAATAAACAAAGAAAGAATTTATGCCAAAGAAAGATCAACCAAACTTTGCGGTGCAGGACTTTTAAAAGGATAA